In Paenibacillus guangzhouensis, a single window of DNA contains:
- a CDS encoding response regulator transcription factor produces the protein MLDKIKVILLDDHPLVMEGLKNRINEEEDLLVIGAFTDPREIMHEVEKLEPSVIVMDISMPHMDGFEVAKRCKERFGISLKIIMLSGYTYEEFYQKAYDVGVHAYLSKQATYPEIINAIRQSVLGYIMISEKMRTGIRQDQLTATEREVLELIAQEMNNQEIANRLAMSKRTVEYHIASITGKFGVKTRIGAVVKGYELGLLLSSKA, from the coding sequence ATGTTGGATAAAATTAAAGTGATCTTGCTCGATGACCATCCCTTAGTGATGGAAGGGTTAAAAAACAGGATCAACGAGGAAGAAGATCTGCTTGTCATAGGGGCGTTCACGGACCCTCGAGAGATCATGCATGAGGTAGAGAAGCTTGAGCCAAGTGTCATCGTCATGGATATTTCGATGCCGCATATGGATGGATTTGAAGTCGCTAAGCGGTGTAAGGAGAGGTTCGGCATATCGCTAAAAATTATTATGTTGTCCGGCTACACTTATGAGGAATTTTATCAGAAAGCATACGATGTTGGCGTTCATGCTTATTTGTCCAAGCAAGCGACTTACCCAGAGATTATCAACGCGATCCGGCAAAGTGTATTAGGGTATATTATGATATCTGAAAAAATGCGAACAGGCATAAGGCAAGATCAACTGACCGCTACGGAACGGGAAGTGCTTGAGCTCATTGCGCAAGAAATGAATAATCAGGAAATCGCGAATCGGCTTGCGATGAGCAAGCGAACCGTGGAATACCACATTGCATCGATTACGGGAAAATTCGGCGTCAAGACGCGCATTGGCGCGGTGGTTAAAGGTTATGAATTAGGTTTGCTGCTGTCGTCCAAGGCATAA
- a CDS encoding manganese-dependent inorganic pyrophosphatase: protein MEKVLIFGHKNPDTDTICSAIAYADLKTKLGANVEPVRLGEVNGETAYALKHFGVEAPRLVENVADEAKEVILVDHNERQQSANDIEKVRVIEVIDHHRIANFETSGPLYYRAEPVGCTATILNKMYKENGIAIDKKIAGLMLSAIISDSLLFKSPTCTAQDVAAARELAEIAGVDADSYGLEMLKAGADLSDKTIAQLISLDAKEFQMGSAKVEIAQVNAVDVNDVLSRQVELEAALNTIIADKGLDLFLLVVTDILNNDSVGLALGSSAHIVEKAYNVTLSDNKAVLKGVVSRKSQIVPVLTDTFNAQ from the coding sequence ATGGAAAAAGTATTGATTTTCGGACACAAAAATCCTGATACGGATACGATTTGCTCTGCAATTGCTTATGCTGACCTTAAGACGAAGCTAGGCGCGAACGTTGAGCCTGTACGTCTTGGCGAAGTGAATGGCGAGACAGCATATGCACTGAAGCATTTCGGAGTGGAAGCTCCTCGTCTAGTGGAAAATGTGGCGGATGAAGCGAAGGAAGTTATTCTCGTCGACCATAACGAACGCCAACAAAGTGCGAACGACATCGAGAAAGTGCGCGTGATCGAGGTCATCGACCATCACCGTATCGCGAACTTCGAGACAAGCGGTCCGCTCTACTACCGTGCTGAGCCAGTAGGCTGCACAGCGACGATTCTCAATAAAATGTACAAAGAGAACGGTATTGCCATCGACAAGAAAATCGCTGGATTGATGTTGTCCGCGATTATTTCGGACTCTTTGCTGTTCAAATCTCCAACGTGCACGGCGCAAGACGTGGCAGCAGCGCGCGAGCTTGCTGAAATCGCTGGTGTAGACGCAGACAGCTACGGTCTTGAGATGTTGAAAGCCGGTGCAGACCTTAGCGACAAGACGATCGCGCAACTGATCTCTCTGGATGCGAAAGAATTCCAAATGGGTAGTGCGAAGGTTGAAATCGCACAAGTGAACGCGGTAGACGTGAACGATGTTCTTAGCCGCCAAGTCGAGCTGGAAGCAGCACTGAACACAATCATCGCGGATAAAGGATTGGATTTATTCCTACTTGTGGTAACAGATATCTTGAACAATGATTCCGTTGGTCTTGCGCTCGGCTCCTCGGCTCATATTGTTGAGAAAGCCTACAATGTCACATTGTCGGATAACAAGGCTGTCCTTAAAGGTGTTGTATCCCGTAAGTCGCAGATCGTACCTGTATTGACAGACACATTCAACGCGCAATAA
- a CDS encoding ATP-binding protein has protein sequence MKKVNIKHHIFVFLALLFFLFAACYVHWQSFHYPYIGVGLEHEEDKWRVSRIEPGGKAEELGIILGDELVALDGKSLKSRSAAMIADLNQVRTFTFLHQGQEVSGKIDSQDRYKQYFAIGVELLLVGIGCFAYFRKPESHLIRKFFTLNMVLAWIILTIYSTELLLSNVFLAACSIWISYLLLELFVQLIFTISPVVHKLFATSRVMLACFTLYTLSMILRGQIPGWIRDVVLVQLLLSIGVILVVGRVHWKRLDRTRQNYLLILITGIFISFLPFLFLYAIPDLLALRYLLAPEYGLIGLVPFSATMMYILIKQRMADMRLYIPRIYIHTLFIAGVFVVYLCATAFGWSPLVFISFILVYTGGYQWALKWAHHKIHGRQEWLEKEKLKLSIQLTEKQNNRELMVAFAEMIQDVINVDGLCIMWSDGHHRLAYCTGVYQGTEEVLQAEDGSEDRLQQRYSFSKVLRIAEGDYVCLGQKSNHTSISAEELQFLEKVTRDVSQLLRNAQVLSDLQQHYRSSTENLKTDYVLLEAHQSERIQTSYFLHDHILQNLIFLSRDLEELHESSVVHRPKVKLWLQCVYDSQREIRLLCDQLHPHIVDKTDLKEAVQWLIRSMRDRAELDIKFQYKLSPDLVLPTIVKTNVFRIIRELINNTVKHAHATTLTLDIWTFRNVLHVRVEDDGTGFDVAELGRHNKGQHHFGLVSIHHQVAYLGGDLDIHSEIGAGVSVHIGVPLLMEAHDHVG, from the coding sequence ATGAAAAAGGTAAACATAAAACATCATATTTTCGTATTTCTCGCGCTTCTTTTCTTTTTATTCGCCGCGTGCTATGTACATTGGCAATCGTTCCATTATCCTTATATTGGCGTTGGTCTGGAGCATGAAGAGGACAAGTGGCGAGTGTCAAGGATCGAGCCCGGCGGAAAAGCCGAGGAACTAGGGATCATCTTGGGCGACGAGCTGGTTGCCTTGGATGGGAAGTCATTAAAGAGTAGGTCAGCGGCAATGATAGCCGATTTGAATCAGGTGAGGACCTTTACGTTCCTGCATCAGGGGCAAGAGGTCAGCGGGAAGATCGATTCGCAAGATCGGTATAAACAGTACTTCGCCATCGGCGTTGAGTTGCTGCTTGTTGGTATCGGATGTTTTGCGTATTTTAGGAAGCCTGAGTCGCATCTGATCCGCAAGTTTTTTACTCTGAATATGGTGCTTGCTTGGATTATTCTAACGATCTATTCGACGGAACTTCTCCTATCGAATGTCTTCTTGGCCGCATGTTCGATCTGGATTTCTTATCTGCTCCTTGAGCTGTTTGTTCAACTCATATTTACGATAAGTCCAGTAGTTCACAAGCTTTTTGCAACGTCTAGGGTCATGCTGGCATGCTTTACACTGTATACGTTATCGATGATCTTACGGGGTCAGATTCCTGGTTGGATTCGGGATGTCGTTCTCGTCCAATTGCTGCTAAGCATTGGAGTTATACTCGTCGTTGGAAGAGTTCATTGGAAACGCTTGGATCGAACTCGCCAGAATTATTTGTTGATCTTGATTACGGGCATTTTTATCAGCTTCTTACCGTTTCTGTTCTTGTACGCAATCCCTGACCTGCTGGCATTACGTTACCTGCTGGCACCCGAATATGGGCTGATTGGGTTGGTTCCATTCTCTGCGACGATGATGTATATCTTAATCAAGCAGCGAATGGCGGATATGAGGTTGTATATTCCGCGGATTTATATCCACACCTTATTTATTGCAGGCGTGTTCGTTGTTTATTTATGCGCTACAGCCTTTGGATGGTCGCCTCTTGTCTTTATTAGCTTCATACTCGTCTACACGGGAGGTTATCAGTGGGCGCTGAAGTGGGCTCACCATAAGATCCATGGCAGGCAAGAATGGCTGGAGAAGGAGAAGCTTAAACTCTCCATTCAACTAACCGAGAAGCAGAATAATCGAGAGCTGATGGTGGCATTTGCGGAGATGATTCAAGACGTGATCAACGTAGATGGCTTGTGCATCATGTGGAGCGATGGTCATCACAGGCTGGCCTATTGCACGGGAGTCTATCAGGGGACGGAAGAAGTCCTCCAAGCCGAGGATGGGAGCGAGGATAGGCTGCAGCAGAGATATTCATTCAGCAAGGTGCTGCGTATCGCGGAAGGAGACTATGTATGTCTTGGGCAGAAGAGTAATCATACGTCGATCTCTGCAGAAGAGCTTCAGTTTCTAGAGAAAGTAACTCGGGATGTGTCCCAGTTGTTACGGAATGCGCAAGTTCTCTCCGATTTGCAGCAGCATTATCGATCGAGTACAGAGAACCTGAAGACGGATTATGTACTCTTAGAAGCGCATCAATCTGAACGGATCCAGACTTCTTACTTTTTGCACGACCACATCTTGCAGAATCTTATATTTCTATCTCGGGATCTGGAGGAGCTGCATGAATCGAGTGTAGTTCATCGGCCAAAGGTGAAGTTGTGGCTGCAATGCGTGTATGATTCACAGCGCGAAATTCGCCTCCTCTGCGATCAACTTCATCCGCATATCGTGGATAAGACCGATTTGAAGGAAGCCGTGCAGTGGTTGATTCGATCCATGCGAGATCGAGCCGAGCTCGACATCAAATTTCAATACAAGCTTTCTCCTGATCTGGTGCTGCCAACTATCGTGAAAACCAATGTATTTCGAATCATTCGCGAATTGATTAACAATACCGTGAAGCATGCCCATGCCACAACATTGACGCTCGATATATGGACCTTTAGAAATGTACTTCATGTCCGGGTGGAGGATGACGGTACAGGCTTTGACGTTGCAGAATTAGGCAGGCATAACAAGGGTCAGCATCACTTCGGGTTGGTATCGATCCATCATCAAGTCGCGTATTTGGGTGGAGACTTGGATATTCATTCCGAGATTGGAGCAGGCGTATCAGTTCATATTGGTGTACCCTTATTGATGGAGGCGCATGACCATGTTGGATAA
- a CDS encoding YwbE family protein — protein MSGQLRANIRPGLEVEIVLKQDQRTGALTAGTVKDILTNSPQHPHGIKVRLTSGQVGRVKNILSK, from the coding sequence GTGAGTGGACAGCTACGCGCGAATATTCGCCCGGGTCTCGAAGTGGAAATCGTGTTGAAACAAGATCAGCGGACAGGTGCTTTGACAGCAGGCACGGTGAAGGACATACTAACCAATTCCCCACAGCATCCGCATGGGATTAAGGTACGGCTTACCAGTGGACAAGTGGGTCGCGTGAAGAACATACTATCGAAGTAA
- a CDS encoding metal-dependent hydrolase — MLQKTHSLAGVLAAEGVMIYFGQPLVSWESGVALLIGCLAGPLADIDKKGSTMAKVFLPLSYLLQFLGVKHRTLTHSILMLIALGFLLSPLPDFFYWTCLLAYASHPLIDLLNEQGVALLWPWKKKFRILPRFMAIDTGSFGESVFCLILLVAVIVIPIVYLLPQGML; from the coding sequence ATGCTTCAGAAAACACACAGCCTTGCCGGCGTGCTGGCCGCTGAAGGGGTTATGATTTATTTTGGGCAGCCCCTCGTCTCGTGGGAGTCAGGTGTCGCGCTGCTAATTGGCTGCCTTGCCGGGCCGCTTGCGGACATCGACAAGAAAGGATCGACAATGGCCAAAGTCTTCTTGCCCTTATCTTACTTGCTGCAATTCCTTGGCGTGAAGCATCGCACATTGACGCATTCGATCTTAATGCTCATTGCGCTCGGATTTCTTTTATCGCCGCTGCCAGACTTTTTCTATTGGACCTGTCTCTTAGCGTATGCCTCTCACCCCCTTATCGACTTATTGAATGAACAGGGTGTGGCGCTGCTATGGCCGTGGAAGAAGAAATTCCGGATTCTGCCGAGGTTTATGGCGATCGATACGGGGTCTTTTGGCGAGAGTGTATTCTGTTTGATTTTGCTGGTTGCGGTCATTGTCATTCCAATCGTATATTTATTGCCACAGGGTATGCTATAA
- a CDS encoding tyrosine-protein phosphatase — protein sequence MQHVTEKQRYIELSGAANVRDIGGYRTQNGQETAWHRVLRADSLHQLTAEDKQTLRELDVRHIIDLRFEQELAQAPNVFADGSEIKYDSVSLVTGNMGISIEHLPKSLAEMYIGMIDESQEAIRRVIQIIASVDGGAVLYHCTAGKDRTGVISALLLALVGVPKDIIAADYALTAARLESIMPALRAHRPAALTVEQYEVLIGIEPQAMFDTLNHLDSKYDGTEAYLRTIGVTENEIEALKRRMTA from the coding sequence ATGCAACACGTGACAGAGAAGCAACGATATATTGAGTTAAGCGGTGCGGCGAATGTTCGCGACATTGGTGGCTACAGGACGCAGAATGGACAAGAGACGGCTTGGCATCGTGTGCTGCGGGCGGACAGCTTGCATCAACTAACGGCCGAGGATAAGCAGACGCTTCGAGAACTCGATGTACGCCATATCATTGATCTTCGGTTTGAGCAAGAGTTGGCTCAGGCGCCGAACGTCTTCGCGGACGGCAGCGAAATCAAATACGACAGTGTATCGCTCGTCACAGGGAATATGGGGATCAGCATCGAGCATCTGCCGAAGAGTCTAGCCGAGATGTATATCGGGATGATCGACGAATCCCAGGAAGCGATACGTAGGGTCATACAGATCATCGCCTCGGTAGATGGAGGTGCCGTACTCTATCATTGCACGGCAGGTAAGGACCGTACAGGGGTCATTTCTGCGCTGCTTCTAGCACTTGTCGGCGTACCGAAGGATATCATCGCCGCAGACTACGCCTTGACTGCAGCTCGGCTAGAGTCTATCATGCCAGCGCTGCGGGCACATCGCCCAGCCGCGCTAACCGTAGAGCAATATGAGGTGCTAATCGGCATTGAGCCGCAAGCGATGTTCGATACGCTAAACCATCTGGATTCGAAATACGATGGGACGGAAGCATACCTGCGTACGATTGGTGTGACGGAGAATGAGATCGAAGCATTGAAGCGCCGGATGACGGCTTAA
- the infC gene encoding translation initiation factor IF-3: MITNEQIKASEVQLTGVNGEDLGIVATAEALRMARDLKVDLVCLSLMSSPPPCKLVAKNVHKQEKNKAKQQERKASAPVKVKEIRVTAAIEEHDYDTKKRQAERLLRAGNSVQLTVLVDRKQTDPAKRVAEDMVRDLSDSGQLERGIQVSGKQVIAIIKPSV; encoded by the coding sequence ATGATTACAAATGAGCAAATCAAAGCATCGGAAGTGCAGCTCACGGGTGTTAATGGCGAGGATCTTGGCATCGTGGCAACCGCCGAAGCGCTTCGGATGGCAAGAGACTTGAAGGTTGATCTCGTCTGTCTCTCGCTCATGTCGAGCCCGCCGCCATGCAAGCTCGTGGCGAAGAACGTACATAAGCAGGAGAAGAATAAGGCGAAGCAGCAAGAGCGTAAGGCGTCAGCCCCTGTCAAAGTCAAAGAAATTCGCGTGACGGCGGCGATCGAGGAGCATGACTACGATACGAAGAAACGTCAAGCAGAACGGCTGCTCCGTGCAGGAAACAGTGTACAGTTAACCGTGCTCGTGGATCGCAAGCAGACAGACCCGGCGAAGCGGGTTGCGGAGGACATGGTTCGCGATTTGTCCGATTCTGGCCAGCTCGAGCGCGGGATTCAAGTCAGCGGCAAGCAAGTGATTGCTATCATCAAGCCAAGCGTTTAA
- a CDS encoding copper amine oxidase N-terminal domain-containing protein, which translates to MRKLLSVVLAGALVASFTPGANVLAAPSNSISIYIDGNQLYTDQPPVTIGGRTLLPLRAIFEGLSASVEWNERTKVVTAKRDDTTVVLKLGSKTATVNGQTVALDVPAQSVKNRTMVPVRFVSEAMGEEVDWNPSSKAVNIKTSTGGVSAVPYVSARINGQNGDGRDIEVSFSKVSKESNVDHYRVMLVKSEKSNYFTTSTAQSVSSRNYTTVLGTGGDQYISLTSQTLDVDGDLIRANQSYVAYVLTVSKSNQYALSSGSQKVTVTASTPVSSVTNVKASDVSDYGDGRDLYVSFTKPDNEANIANYRVLVVKTKDAYKFDLTAANAVSSQNSTLVDKSGKNVSTTLSSNARDTSGEYIKDGVPYTVYVLAEGSNSKTANRLSTASTSITLGSTVGSPVITSVADVNNYNDGRDLQVSFNKSANESKISHYRIFVVRVRDGLNFTQSEANAVASGRYYDVAKTGYNIVTTLPSNAKEVNGSYIGNGEDYRVYVMAISSDKNAYNNALSSSSSTIRLSNNVGAGATNVSASDVSDYNDGRDMSVSFTRATDESNINHYRIMVVKSSDASRFSLSDANRVSSSYYTSVSKTGRNISTNLASNARDVDGALIRNGVNYQVFVLAVGNYGDNTLSNASSTIRLADNYNITAPTYVVGADVADYNDGRDLQVVFNRSNDESNIDHYRVMVVKSGSASNFTLSRASSISSSNYTYVSKTGGNYSLTLDRNARDVDGAAIRNGVSYRIFVLAVGRGSYTGSYALSPFSSEITLATNVTIDGASNVTGNVVNNQSGGSDIEVTFTKSSNETNVAEYRIMFVPVDLASSFNLSAANDVNASNYTRVTKQNSNIRQLISDQTRDVRGNQLIKGVPYRVYVLTTADSRIGAINVLSASSKDFTLVDQSVPAVGKVYSNVEADGQSVRVTYDRAANESNIAYYEVMLVPVNSNWNLSVANQVSPANYKIVNPGGNSATLTMADNDAFGNKLVYGVEYQAYVLSVANGKVVSINNLSTSSNGFKFVMPTNPNSTPIPDPVNPPQS; encoded by the coding sequence GGCAGAACGCTGCTGCCGCTGCGGGCGATTTTCGAAGGATTGAGTGCGAGCGTCGAATGGAATGAGCGAACGAAAGTCGTAACGGCCAAACGCGACGACACGACTGTCGTGCTGAAGTTAGGATCAAAGACGGCGACTGTCAATGGACAGACGGTTGCATTAGATGTTCCGGCGCAGAGCGTTAAGAACCGTACGATGGTTCCGGTTCGATTCGTGAGTGAAGCGATGGGCGAAGAGGTGGATTGGAATCCATCGTCCAAAGCGGTAAATATTAAGACATCAACCGGCGGCGTAAGCGCAGTGCCGTATGTCTCTGCACGTATTAATGGACAGAATGGGGACGGACGCGATATCGAAGTGAGCTTCTCCAAGGTTTCCAAAGAGTCGAACGTGGATCATTACCGCGTAATGCTCGTGAAGTCGGAGAAATCCAACTATTTCACGACATCGACGGCACAATCCGTATCCTCGAGAAATTATACGACAGTGCTGGGTACTGGCGGGGACCAATATATCTCTCTCACTTCGCAGACGCTAGATGTGGATGGTGATTTAATCCGTGCGAATCAATCGTATGTTGCTTATGTGCTCACGGTGAGCAAGAGCAATCAATACGCGCTCTCCAGCGGCTCTCAGAAGGTTACGGTAACGGCAAGTACGCCGGTATCGTCCGTGACGAACGTGAAAGCAAGCGATGTGAGCGATTATGGCGATGGACGCGATCTCTATGTTAGCTTCACGAAGCCGGACAACGAGGCAAACATTGCGAACTATCGCGTTCTCGTGGTGAAGACCAAAGACGCATACAAATTTGATCTGACCGCTGCGAATGCCGTATCCTCGCAAAATTCTACCTTGGTAGATAAATCCGGGAAGAACGTATCGACGACACTCAGCTCCAATGCGCGCGATACATCCGGCGAATATATTAAAGACGGCGTGCCGTACACCGTGTACGTACTAGCGGAAGGCAGCAATTCGAAGACTGCGAATCGCTTGTCGACAGCATCGACATCGATTACGCTGGGCAGCACCGTGGGTTCACCAGTCATTACAAGCGTTGCCGACGTGAACAACTATAATGACGGTCGCGACCTGCAAGTAAGCTTCAACAAATCGGCGAACGAGTCAAAAATCAGCCATTACCGCATTTTCGTCGTACGTGTTCGCGATGGGCTGAACTTCACGCAATCCGAGGCGAATGCCGTCGCTTCCGGCAGATACTATGACGTTGCGAAGACAGGCTACAATATCGTCACGACGCTGCCGTCCAACGCAAAAGAAGTGAACGGTTCTTACATCGGCAATGGCGAAGACTACCGCGTCTACGTCATGGCAATCTCGAGCGATAAGAACGCTTATAACAATGCATTATCTTCGTCATCATCGACGATTCGCCTATCGAATAACGTCGGAGCGGGCGCAACAAATGTTAGTGCGAGCGACGTTAGCGACTATAACGATGGCCGCGACATGTCTGTATCGTTCACGCGTGCGACAGACGAATCCAATATCAACCACTACCGGATCATGGTCGTCAAATCTTCGGATGCAAGCCGATTCAGCTTATCCGATGCGAATCGAGTATCGAGCTCCTATTACACGTCCGTTAGCAAAACAGGACGCAACATCAGTACGAACCTGGCTTCCAATGCGCGTGACGTGGACGGCGCGTTGATCCGCAACGGCGTCAATTACCAAGTGTTCGTATTAGCTGTAGGGAACTACGGCGATAACACATTATCGAATGCATCTTCGACGATTCGCCTAGCGGATAATTACAATATTACCGCGCCAACGTATGTCGTAGGTGCTGACGTAGCGGACTACAACGATGGACGCGATCTGCAGGTGGTATTCAACCGTTCGAACGATGAATCCAACATTGATCACTATCGCGTGATGGTTGTGAAGTCCGGCAGTGCGTCGAACTTCACACTGTCTCGCGCAAGCTCTATTTCGAGTTCAAACTATACGTACGTAAGCAAGACAGGCGGCAACTATAGCTTGACGCTTGATCGTAATGCGCGTGATGTAGATGGCGCAGCCATTCGTAACGGCGTTTCATATCGGATCTTCGTGCTGGCTGTAGGGCGAGGCAGTTATACTGGTAGCTATGCATTATCTCCGTTCTCTTCGGAAATTACGCTTGCAACGAACGTAACGATTGACGGCGCATCGAACGTGACAGGCAATGTCGTGAACAATCAAAGCGGTGGCAGCGACATTGAAGTGACCTTCACGAAATCGTCCAATGAGACGAACGTGGCGGAATATCGCATCATGTTCGTGCCGGTAGATTTGGCCAGCAGCTTCAACTTATCGGCAGCCAATGATGTGAATGCATCGAATTATACAAGAGTTACGAAGCAGAACTCGAACATCAGACAATTGATATCGGATCAAACGCGAGATGTGAGAGGCAACCAATTGATCAAAGGGGTACCTTACCGCGTATACGTGCTTACGACGGCGGATAGTAGAATTGGCGCGATTAACGTGCTGTCTGCTTCTTCCAAAGATTTCACGCTAGTTGATCAGTCGGTTCCGGCAGTAGGCAAAGTATACAGCAACGTTGAAGCAGACGGACAATCGGTTCGAGTAACCTATGATCGCGCAGCCAACGAGAGCAACATTGCGTACTATGAAGTGATGCTGGTACCAGTGAACAGCAACTGGAACTTATCCGTGGCGAACCAAGTCAGTCCAGCCAACTATAAAATCGTCAATCCTGGAGGCAACTCCGCTACACTAACGATGGCGGATAACGATGCTTTTGGCAACAAACTTGTCTATGGCGTCGAGTACCAGGCTTACGTGTTGTCGGTTGCGAACGGAAAAGTCGTGTCAATAAACAACTTATCCACTTCTTCCAATGGTTTTAAGTTCGTGATGCCAACTAATCCGAACTCGACTCCTATTCCTGATCCGGTGAATCCACCGCAATCATAA
- a CDS encoding CPBP family intramembrane glutamic endopeptidase — MHAFYQKAKNFFNLQDPEYVAFLRKYEAKGKKQISFYLMLALLPGVLTYFFVYFLREPFMALTGLSSHYTQFVILAIMAAVWHTFFPFAMLKFVDKLTFKESLRYLGFTRLDLRGLLIVFPIITIVFTLISLPYMKFIFPPLHEFLNGLPFFHMGEWHIWKQGYYDFPWYLLVIGLFGNFVGEEIYFRGYLLRKVGSLKFDWLIIAVLFQIYHMWQAPQNWAFIPFSIFIPEEILVKLRKNIYGAILFHIFVNVVWGIITFKLVGV, encoded by the coding sequence ATGCATGCATTTTACCAGAAGGCTAAGAACTTTTTTAATCTACAGGATCCCGAGTATGTAGCCTTTCTACGGAAATACGAAGCCAAAGGGAAGAAGCAGATTTCCTTTTATTTAATGCTTGCTCTACTGCCGGGAGTTCTAACCTACTTTTTTGTTTACTTCCTCAGAGAGCCGTTCATGGCGCTTACGGGTCTATCCAGCCATTACACGCAATTTGTCATATTGGCGATTATGGCGGCGGTATGGCATACCTTTTTCCCGTTCGCGATGCTGAAGTTTGTCGACAAACTCACCTTTAAGGAATCTCTGCGGTATCTCGGCTTTACGAGGCTTGATTTACGCGGGCTACTGATTGTGTTCCCCATTATCACCATCGTCTTTACGTTGATCTCCCTGCCGTATATGAAATTTATTTTTCCGCCCTTGCATGAGTTTCTAAACGGTCTCCCGTTCTTTCACATGGGAGAGTGGCATATTTGGAAGCAGGGTTATTATGATTTTCCTTGGTACTTGCTGGTGATCGGGTTATTCGGGAATTTTGTGGGCGAAGAAATCTATTTCCGAGGTTATCTTTTGCGAAAAGTAGGATCTCTTAAATTCGATTGGCTCATCATTGCGGTATTGTTCCAGATTTATCATATGTGGCAAGCGCCACAGAATTGGGCATTCATTCCATTCTCGATCTTTATTCCAGAGGAAATTCTGGTGAAGCTCCGCAAAAATATTTATGGTGCGATATTATTCCATATTTTCGTTAATGTCGTTTGGGGCATCATTACGTTCAAACTCGTCGGCGTATAA